In Ruminiclostridium josui JCM 17888, the genomic window CATCCCCTACTTCAACATTGCTTTCAATATCAGTTACATCTACCATGCACTGGTCCATGCATATTCTTCCTACTACAGGTGCAAACTCACCGTTAATAAGCACCTTCCCTTTATTGCTTAGCATGCGGTTGAATCCGTCGGCGTAACCGATGGGTATTGTAGCAATCTTTGATGTTCTGTCGGTTGTAAATATTCTTCCGTAGCTTATAGAAGTATTTTTTTCCACCTCCTTTACCATTATTACGTTTGCTTTAAGAGTCATGGCCGGTTTCAAATCTATCTTTGACTTGTCAACTTCATCTGAAGGATACATGCCATAAAGTATTATTCCCGGCCTTACCATATCAAGATGCATCTCAGGATATTCAATGATTGCCGCACTATTTGCACAGTGCTTTACCGGAATATGTATTCCTATTCGCTGAAGCTCACAGCAAATACTCATGAACCTTTCAAACTGAGTGTAGGTGTATTCCCTGTTTTTTTCATCGGCAGTAGCAAAATGTGTAAACAGCCCTTCAATTATGATATTGGGAAGACGGCTTATTTCAACAACGTTTTTTACTGCACTATATCCCGGTAGAAATCCTATTCTGGACATTCCGGTGTCAATTTTAATATGAATTTTTACCTTTCTGCCCTGTTTTACTGCTTCATCGGATAATGCCTGTGCCAAATCATGGCTGAACACCGACTGTGTAACATCATATTCTATTATTTCACTGGCTCTTATAGGATCAGTATATCCAAGAATAAGTATAGGAACATCTATACCTGCTCTCCTTAACTGAATTGCCTCATCCAGCATTGATACCGCAAACCGCGATGCCCCATTCTCAAGTAGGGTTTTTGCCACCTCCATTACTCCGTGTCCATAAGCGTCCGCCTTGACTACTCCCATTATCTCAGCATTTTTGCTGGTAATTTTCCGTATTTCTCTAATATTGTATGCAATATTATCAAGGCTTATTTCAGCCCATGCCCTGTTAAGCTTGTATTCCATTTTACTCTTGCCCCCACAAAACTTTATCTTTATGTCTTTTATTATCTTTTAGTATATCCAAATAATGTTTTTTGAAAACATATAATTCATTAAATTGTTTCAATTATGGCAGCGGGTATATTTTCTACAATATCCATTGCGTTAAGTCCGTATTCACCTTTAGAAAGCGCAGCTATGTCTCCTGCCAGTCCGTGGAGATACACCCCTGCGATTGCAGCATTGACGGAATCAGCTCCCTGTCCCATCAAAGATGCTATTATGCCTGTGAGGGAATCCCCGCTTCCTGCAGTGGCCATACCTGCATTTCCCGTAGAATTAATAAATACATGTCCTTCTTTATCTGCAATAACCGTTCTTGCACCTTTTAGTACAACAGTAACACCCCATAGTGCGGAAAACTTTTTTGCTATTTCAATACGGTTATTCTGTATATATGAAATATCAAGGCCTGTAAGTCTTGACATCTCTCCAGGGTGTGGAGTTACAACAACCTGATTTCTGAAAGTTCTAAACAGTTCTGTGTTTTGTGAAATTATATTCAAAGCATCAGCGTCAAGAACCATAGGTAAATCTGATGTCTCCGCCAACCTTTTTATTATATTATATAAACTTTTTTCAGAAGAAAGACCCGGACCTATAGCAGCAACATCACATTTTTTTAATAATAGAGTTATTTCATCAAGATTCTTTTCACTGATTGTATCTATGCTCTCAGAAAGGTTAATGGCTACTGCTTCAGGTACAACTGTTTGGCAAATATTTATAAGATTTGACGGAACCGCCATATACACAAGTCCTGCTCCCGTGCGAAGACAAGCCTTGGCAGTAAGACATCCTGAGCCAGCCATGCCCGTTGAGCCTGAAACAACTGCCACCTTGCCGCAGTTACCTTTATTGTATTCTGCTTTTC contains:
- the alr gene encoding alanine racemase: MEYKLNRAWAEISLDNIAYNIREIRKITSKNAEIMGVVKADAYGHGVMEVAKTLLENGASRFAVSMLDEAIQLRRAGIDVPILILGYTDPIRASEIIEYDVTQSVFSHDLAQALSDEAVKQGRKVKIHIKIDTGMSRIGFLPGYSAVKNVVEISRLPNIIIEGLFTHFATADEKNREYTYTQFERFMSICCELQRIGIHIPVKHCANSAAIIEYPEMHLDMVRPGIILYGMYPSDEVDKSKIDLKPAMTLKANVIMVKEVEKNTSISYGRIFTTDRTSKIATIPIGYADGFNRMLSNKGKVLINGEFAPVVGRICMDQCMVDVTDIESNVEVGDEVVLIGSQGQNNITAEDVAHTIGMINYELVCIVGKRIPRAFVKDGKISKILNYLI
- a CDS encoding bifunctional ADP-dependent NAD(P)H-hydrate dehydratase/NAD(P)H-hydrate epimerase, whose protein sequence is MKAVTGKEMGMIDKYCINNIGIPGIVLMENAALKVVKHVILYLEKENSLPIHAVIIAGKGNNAGDAFAAARHLWIQGKRIEVYCLFEKETLAGDAKVNFEILENMDVPIKYLSVNSSIEELQSDIEKAELVLDGIFGTGFRGDIQGLIKQVVGIVNRYSRHTISIDIASGIDSATGRTSGACIKSHKTVTFQCPKIGQLVYPGADYTGELVVESISMPSQAVEYITETTTWIDREVVKSLIPSRKAEYNKGNCGKVAVVSGSTGMAGSGCLTAKACLRTGAGLVYMAVPSNLINICQTVVPEAVAINLSESIDTISEKNLDEITLLLKKCDVAAIGPGLSSEKSLYNIIKRLAETSDLPMVLDADALNIISQNTELFRTFRNQVVVTPHPGEMSRLTGLDISYIQNNRIEIAKKFSALWGVTVVLKGARTVIADKEGHVFINSTGNAGMATAGSGDSLTGIIASLMGQGADSVNAAIAGVYLHGLAGDIAALSKGEYGLNAMDIVENIPAAIIETI